From one Brachypodium distachyon strain Bd21 chromosome 4, Brachypodium_distachyon_v3.0, whole genome shotgun sequence genomic stretch:
- the LOC100828641 gene encoding plasma membrane ATPase 1, whose product MAEAEKDAGNLEAVLKESVDLENIPLEEVFENLRCSRQGLSAQQAQQRLEIFGPNKLEEEEESKFLKFLGFMWNPLSWVMEAAAIMAIALANGGGKPPDWQDFVGIITLLVINSTISFIEENNAGNAAAALMARLAPKAKILRDGRWTEEDAAILVPGDVVSIKLGDIIPADARLLEGDPLKIDQSALTGESLPATKGPGDGVYSGSTVKQGEIEAVVIATGVHTFFGKAAHLVDSTNQVGHFQQVLTAIGNFCICSIAVGMFIEIIVMYPIQHRAYRPGIDNLLVLLIGGIPIAMPTVLSVTMAIGSHRLSQQGAITKRMTAIEEMAGMDVLCSDKTGTLTLNKLTVDKNLVEVFERGITQDQVILMAARASRTENQDAIDTAIVGMLADPKEARAGIQEVHFLPFNPTDKRTALTYTDGDGKMHRVSKGAPEQILHLAHNTSEIERRVHSVIDKFAERGLRSLAVAYQEVPDGKKESPGGPWHFAGLMPLFDPPRHDSAETIRRALNLGVNVKMITGDQLAIGKETGRRLGMGTNMYPSSALLGQNTDESIAALPVDDLIEKADGFAGVFPEHKYEIVKRLQARKHICGMTGDGVNDAPALKKADIGIAVADATDAARSASDIVLTEPGLSVIISAVLTSRAIFQRMKNYTIYAVSITIRIVLGFMLLALIWKFDFPPFMVLIIAILNDGTIMTISKDRVKPSPLPDSWKLAEIFTTGVVLGGYLAIMTVIFFWVAYKTNFFPRLFHVESLEKTAQDDFQKLASAIYLQVSTISQALIFVTRSRSWSFVERPGFLLVFAFFVAQLIATLIAVYADWAFTSIKGIGWGWAGIVWLYNIITYFPLDIIKFLIRYTLSGKAWDLVIDQRIAFTRKKDFGKEERELKWAHAQRTLHGLQPPDAKMFSEKAGYNELNHMAEEAKRRAEIARLRELHTLKGHVESVVKLKGLDIETIQQSYTV is encoded by the exons atggctgaGGCTGAGAAGGATGCCGGCAACCTGGAGGCCGTCCTCAAGGAGTCCGTCGACTTG GAGAACATACCCCTGGAGGAGGTGTTTGAGAACCTGAGATGCAGCCGCCAGGGTCTCAGCGCTCAGCAGGCGCAGCAGCGCCTCGAAATCTTCGGTCCCAACAagctcgaggaggaggag GAGAGCAAGTTCCTCAAATTTTTGGGCTTCATGTGGAATCCACTCTCATGGGTCATGGAGGCTGCCGCTATCATGGCCATTGCGCTCGCCAACGGAGGG GGGAAGCCACCGGATTGGCAGGATTTTGTTGGCATCATAACTCTGCTTGTTATCAACTCCACAATCAGTTTCATTGAGGAAAACAATGCCGgcaatgctgctgctgcactcATGGCTCGTCTTGCACCGAAAGCCAAG ATTCTTCGTGATGGCCGATGGACTGAGGAAGATGCCGCGATCCTTGTACCAGGGGACGTCGTCAGTATTAAACTCGGAGACATTATACCTGCTGATGCACGCCTCCTCGAGGGAGATCCTTTGAAGATTGATCAG TCTGCCCTGACTGGAGAATCATTGCCGGCCACCAAAGGTCCGGGTGATGGTGTGTATTCAGGATCGACGGTCAAGCAAGGTGAGATTGAAGCTGTTGTGATCGCAACTGGTGTACATACTTTCTTCGGGAAGGCTGCACACCTTGTTGACTCCACTAACCAAGTGGGCCATTTTCAGCAG GTCTTGACGGCTATTGGGAATTTCTGCATTTGTTCGATTGCTGTGGGGATGTTTATTGAGATCATTGTAATGTATCCTATCCAGCACAGGGCATACCGTCCTGGAATCGACAACCTCTTGGTCCTTCTCATTGGAGGCATTCCTATAGCCATGCCAACAGTCTTATCTGTGACCATGGCTATTGGGTCACATCGGTTGTCTCAACAG ggagCAATCACAAAGAGAATGACTGCTATCGAGGAGATGGCTGGCATGGATGTTCTTTGCAGTGATAAAACTGGAACTTTGACCCTGAATAAGCTTACCGTGGACAAGAACCTCGTTGAG GTTTTTGAAAGAGGAATCACTCAGGACCAAGTGATTCTCATGGCTGCTAGAGCATCTCGAACAGAAAACCAAGATGCCATTGATACTGCAATTGTTGGGATGCTAGCTGATCCAAAAGAG GCACGTGCTGGCATTCAAGAAGTTCATTTTCTACCATTCAATCCTACGGACAAAAGAACGGCATTGACATACACTGATGGTGATGGCAAAATGCACCGTGTTAGTAAGGGCGCACCTGAGCAG ATTCTTCACCTTGCTCACAACACTTCAGAGATAGAGCGGAGGGTCCATTCTGTGATTGATAAATTTGCAGAGCGTGGACTTCGATCACTCGCTGTAGCTTATCAG GAAGTACCagatggaaagaaagaaagtccTGGTGGCCCATGGCACTTTGCTGGTCTTATGCCACTTTTTGATCCTCCAAGACATGACAGTGCCGAAACAATTCGGAGGGCACTTAACCTTGGTGTTAATGTCAAGATGATCACAG GTGATCAGCTTGCAATTGGAAAGGAAACAGGACGTCGCCTGGGAATGGGTACAAACATGTATCCTTCATCTGCTTTGTTGGGGCAAAACACGGATGAGTCTATTGCTGCTTTACCAGTTGATGATCTCATTGAGAAAGCTGACGGTTTTGCTGGTGTCTTCCCTG AACATAAGTATGAGATTGTGAAACGTCTGCAAGCACGGAAGCATATCTGTGGAATGACTGGTGATGGAGTAAATGACGCGCCAGCCCTAAAGAAAGCAGATATTGGTATTGCTGTTGCTGATGCAACTGATGCGGCCAGGAGTGCTTCAGATATTGTCCTCACAGAACCTGGCCTTAGTGTGATCATCAGTGCTGTGCTTACAAGTCGTGCAATTTTCCAGCGTATGAAGAACTACACT ATCTATGCTGTCTCTATCACGATTCGTATTGTG CTTGGATTTATGCTACTCGCCCTCATCTGGAAATTTGATTTCCCACCGTTCATGGTCCTAATCATAGCAATTCTAAATGATG GTACCATCATGACAATATCAAAGGATCGGGTAAAACCATCTCCACTACCCGATAGCTGGAAGCTGGCTGAGATCTTCACAACTGGAGTTGTCCTTGGTGGATACTTAGCAATAATGACTGTCATCTTCTTCTGGGTTGCATATAAGACGAACTTTTTCCCG AGGTTATTTCATGTCGAGAGCCTCGAGAAGACAGCTCAAGATGATTTCCAAAAGCTTGCCTCTGCTATTTATCTCCAAGTCAGCACCATCAGCCAAGCTCTCATCTTTGTCACCAGGTCCCGCAGCTGGTCATTTGTTGAGCGGCCTGGGTTTCTACTGGtctttgctttcttcgttgCACAGCTG ATTGCTACACTGATTGCGGTGTATGCTGACTGGGCATTCACTTCGATCAAAGGCATCGGGTGGGGCTGGGCTGGCATCGTGTGGCTttataacatcatcacatacTTCCCGCTTGATATCATCAAGTTCCTCATCCGATACACTCTGAGTGGAAAAGCATGGGATCTTGTCATCGATCAAAGG ATCGCGTTCACAAGGAAGAAGGACTTCGGtaaggaggagagggagctgAAGTGGGCACATGCTCAGAGGACCCTCCATGGGCTGCAGCCACCAGATGCCAAGATGTTCTCAGAGAAGGCTGGCTACAATGAGCTAAATCACATGGCTGAAGAGGCCAAGAGGAGGGCAGAGATTGCAAG GCTAAGGGAGCTTCACACGCTGAAGGGCCACGTGGAGTCGGTTGTGAAGCTcaaggggctcgacatcgAGACCATCCAGCAGTCTTACACTGTGTGA
- the LOC100832383 gene encoding pentatricopeptide repeat-containing protein At1g18900 — protein MLRAKQLGTLSQCARSFYLSGSRCGSTDGASCTCPEDDTCASKRQASGIQQKFQSTGRSSVKALPSSAQHVGSIGTATGYPPQAVHVVPSTLTPGNEPASINRNNPPSNYQVLGNDYVQPSKQTARSVSQSGIAGAGVYSELVNMRSSSTNGRTEQAPQAIANYSNKPLSSAQSSNNKAHNQHSFPEAKVPYTPSMQNDFGKGVSRPGYTKSKQNFSGPSAVVSSSTAQARNQRHPGQGNPNYHSNNLNSDGRWAGVRTRNFSAPTVYSGPSDKSKGPSGTIKAHGGGPQSNLRSLKSLRAVEQYYHTLQQMKWGPMTEHVLDSLHCKIDAFQANQVLKLLHDHTMALGFFHWLKRQPGFKHDGHTYTTMIGILGQARQFGIMRNLLHEMNRDRCKPTVVTYNRIIHAYGRANYLREAVKVFEEMEEAGYEPDRVTYCTLIDIHAKAGYLEVAMDLYGRMQEVGLSPDTFTYSAMVNCLGKGGQLAAAYKLFCEMIENGCTPNLVTYNIIIALQAKARNYDNVVKLYRDMQVAGFRPDKITYSIVMEVLGHCGHLDEAEAVFIEMRRDWAPDEPVYGLLVDLWGKAGNVDKALGWYHAMLQDGLQPNVPTCNSLLSAFLKINRFQDAYSVLQNMLAQGLVPSLQTYTLLLSCCTDAHAQMGLCCQLMAITGHPAHMFLLYLPDAEPGGENVRDHTRYFLDMMHSEDRESKRGLMDAVIDFLHKSGLKEEAGFIWEVAAQKNVYPDSVREKSSAYWLINLHLMSEGTAVTALSRTLAWFHRQILVMGSCPERIDIVTGWGRRSRVTGSSLVRQSVEKLLHLFQFPLFTARGNTGCFVGCGQPLNQWLHNPYVERMHLL, from the coding sequence ATGTTGAGGGCAAAGCAACTCGGCACACTATCCCAGTGTGCAAGATCCTTCTATCTTAGTGGGTCAAGGTGTGGTAGCACTGATGGAGCTTCATGCACATGCCCTGAGGATGACACATGTGCTTCAAAGAGACAGGCGAGTGGTATCCAGCAGAAGTTTCAGTCAACCGGCAGATCTTCTGTAAAGGCTCTCCCATcttctgcacaacatgttgGATCTATTGGCACTGCTACTGGATACCCACCTCAAGCTGTTCATGTCGTTCCTTCCACCTTGACACCAGGCAATGAGCCCGCATCTATCAACAGAAACAACCCTCCTAGCAATTATCAGGTGCTAGGAAATGATTATGTACAGCCATCTAAGCAGACTGCCAGGAGTGTTTCTCAGTCTGGAATTGCAGGAGCTGGTGTGTATTCTGAGTTGGTAAATATGAGGTCCTCCTCGACTAATGGACGCACTGAGCAAGCTCCACAGGCTATTGCTAACTATTCTAACAAGCCCTTATCCAGTGCGCAGTCTTCTAATAACAAGGCACATAACCAGCATAGCTTTCCAGAGGCAAAGGTGCCTTATACCCCTTCCATGCAAAATGACTTTGGGAAGGGGGTATCAAGACCTGGATACACAAAGTCAAAACAGAATTTTTCAGGGCCATCTGCTGTAGTTTCTAGTTCAACGGCACAGGCAAGGAACCAAAGACATCCAGGTCAAGGCAACCCAAATTATCATTCTAATAATCTCAATTCAGATGGCAGGTGGGCTGGAGTTCGAACTCGAAACTTCTCAGCTCCAACTGTTTATAGTGGCCCCAGTGACAAATCCAAGGGCCCTTCAGGAACAATAAAAGCTCATGGTGGAGGACCGCAGTCGAACTTACGGTCATTGAAGTCATTGCGGGCAGTTGAGCAGTATTATCATACGCTGCAACAGATGAAATGGGGTCCCATGACGGAACATGTTCTGGATAGTCTCCATTGCAAGATAGATGCATTCCAGGCTAATCAAGTACTCAAGCTGCTTCATGACCATACTATGGCGCTTGGCTTCTTCCATTGGTTAAAGAGGCAACCAGGGTTCAAGCATGATGGTCATACCTACACAACCATGATAGGCATCCTTGGACAAGCTAGGCAGTTTGGTATAATGAGAAACCTTCTTCATGAGATGAACAGAGATCGCTGCAAGCCAACTGTGGTAACATACAACAGAATAATACACGCATATGGTCGTGCAAATTATCTGAGGGAGGCTGTTAAAGTATTTGAGGAAATGGAGGAAGCTGGTTATGAGCCTGATCGAGTTACATACTGTACGTTGATTGATATCCATGCTAAAGCAGGATATCTGGAAGTAGCAATGGATTTATATGGCAGGATGCAAGAAGTAGGCCTGTCACCGGATACTTTCACCTACAGTGCCATGGTTAATTGCCTTGGAAAAGGTGGTCAATTGGCAGCTGCTTATAAGCTTTTCTGTGAGATGATTGAAAATGGCTGTACACCTAACCTCGTTACTTACAACATAATAATTGCCCTGCAGGCAAAAGCGAGAAATTACGACAATGTTGTGAAACTGTACAGAGACATGCAAGTTGCTGGATTTCGTCCTGACAAGATAACATACAGCATTGTGATGGAAGTTCTTGGTCATTGTGGTCATCTAGATGAGGCTGAGGCTGTTTTCATTGAGATGAGGCGTGACTGGGCTCCTGATGAACCTGTATATGGTCTTTTGGTGGACCTGTGGGGAAAAGCTGGCAATGTTGACAAGGCATTAGGATGGTACCATGCAATGCTTCAGGATGGTTTGCAGCCTAATGTGCCCACTTGCAATTCTCTCTTGAGTGCTTTCCTTAAGATAAACAGGTTTCAAGATGCCTACAGCGTTCTTCAGAACATGCTTGCTCAGGGACTTGTTCCATCTCTGCAGACTTATACCTTGCTGCTCAGTTGTTGTACTGATGCTCATGCACAGATGGGGTTATGCTGTCAGCTCATGGCGATCACTGGACACCCGGCCCACATGTTCTTGCTATATTTGCCTGACGCAGAACCTGGTGGCGAGAATGTGAGGGATCACACCAGGTATTTCTTGGACATGATGCACAGCGAGGACAGAGAAAGTAAAAGAGGTTTAATGGATGCTGTGATAGACTTCCTACACAAGTCCGGCctcaaggaggaggctggCTTTATATGGGAGGTTGCTGCCCAGAAGAATGTGTACCCGGATTCTGTGAGGGAGAAGAGCTCTGCATATTGGCTTATCAACCTTCACTTGATGTCCGAGGGCACTGCAGTGACTGCCCTGTCCAGGACACTTGCTTGGTTCCACAGGCAGATTCTGGTGATGGGGTCCTGCCCCGAAAGAATCGACATCGTCACTGGCTGGGGCAGAAGGAGCAGGGTTACCGGATCATCCTTGGTTAGGCAGTCAGTCGAGAAGCTTCTGCATCTCTTCCAATTCCCGCTCTTCACTGCTCGCGGGAATACTGGCTGCTTCGTTGGATGTGGGCAGCCACTTAATCAGTGGCTGCACAATCCTTATGTTGAGCGCATGCATTTGTTGTAG
- the LOC100821356 gene encoding uncharacterized protein LOC100821356, with product MPHWPWLQPAAATARRATPFVLRRNKCFSPASVCASPSIHDRAQEEEEERKSLVVVGGGAAGVYASIRAKTLAPHLNVLVIDKGKFLSKVKISGGGRCNVTNGHHLEPSGLARNYPRGHKELRGSFFSTHGPQDTMHWFSDHGVELKTEDDGRVFPVTDNSASVVDCLLNEARRLGVSLQAGKSVSSASVSDSGKFVLKVEKRTVDFVDYVNANYVLVATGSSQQGYSIATQHGHSIIAPVPSLFTFKIADKRLSDLSGVTFTRVKAKLMLDGIQKSAPELTQTGPMLVTHWGLSGPVVLRLSAWGARELYQEKYQAKLMVDFIPDIHIEDVKRILFQHKDQHAKNKVNNSFPTEFGMVKRFWRFLLEQESLDGDMHWATIPKNHLNAIALQLKQWMFEVVGKGQFKDEFVTAGGVPLSEISLNTMESKKQPNLFFAGEVLNVDGVTGGFNFQNAWTGGYIAGTSIGTLASSSNLRPQACLQLEAS from the exons ATGCCGCATTGGCCGTGGCtccagcccgccgccgccaccgctcgcCGCGCCACCCCGTTCGTTCTCCGCAGGAACAAGTGCTTCTCCCCCGCCTCTGTTTGCGCCTCTCCGTCCATCCATGACCGCGCGCAG gaggaggaggaggagcggaaGTCGCTGGTTGTGGTGGGTGGCGGGGCGGCCGGGGTGTACGCGTCCATAAGGGCCAAGACCCTGGCTCCCCACCTGAACGTGCTGGTCATCGACAAAGGCAAGTTCCTGTCCAAG GTCAAGATTTCCGGCGGTGGCCGATGCAATGTCACCAATGGACACCATCTTGAGCCCTCG GGACTCGCGAGGAATTATCCTAGGGGTCACAAAGAACTCCGGGGATCCTTCTTTAGCACTCATGGCCCACAGGATACCATGCATTGGTTTTCCGATCATGGTGTGGAGCTTAAG ACCGAAGACGATGGTAGAGTATTCCCTGTCACTGACAACTCTGCATCAGTAGTAGATTGCCTGCTGAATGAGGCAAGACGGCTTGGAG TTTCCCTGCAGGCTGGTAAATCTGTGTCTAGTGCATCCGTCAGCGACAGTGGCAAGTTTGTTCTGAAAGTTGAGAAGCGTACTGTTGATTTTGTTGATTATGTCAACGCTAATTATGTCTTGGTTGCTACAGGAAGCAGCCAGCAG GGTTACTCGATTGCTACACAACATGGTCACTCCATAATTGCACCGGTGCCCAGTTTGTTCACATTTAAAATTGCAGACAAGCGGCTTTCTGATCTCTCTGGG GTTACATTCACAAGAGTCAAAGCAAAATTGATGCTAGATGGCATTCAGAAAAGTGCTCCTGAATTAACTCAG ACGGGCCCTATGTTGGTTACACATTGGGGGCTTAGTGGCCCTGTTGTTCTTCGATTGTCTGCATGGGGAGCACGTGAACTGTATCAGGAAAAGTACCAAG CAAAGCTTATGGTTGACTTCATACCTGACATTCATATTGAGGACGTGAAGCGCATCCTTTTCCAGCACAAAGATCAGCATGCG AAGAACAAAGTAAATAACTCCTTCCCCACGGAGTTTGGTATGGTGAAGAGATTTTGGAGATTCCTGCTAGAACAGGAG AGTTTAGATGGTGATATGCACTGGGCCACCATACCAAAAAATCATCTGAACGCTATAGCACTTCAGTTAAAACAATGGATGTTTGAGGTTGTCGGGAAG GGTCAATTCAAAGATGAATTTGTGACCGCTGGAGGTGTTCCACTTTCGGAG ATATCACTAAACACCATGGAAAGCAAGAAGCAGCCCAATCTGTTCTTTGCAGGAGAG GTACTTAATGTCGATGGGGTCACAGGTGGATTCAATTTTCAG AACGCATGGACTGGTGGGTATATAGCTGGGACAAGCATAGGCACATTGGCATCAAGCAGCAACCTCAGACCGCAGGCATGTTTGCAACTGGAAGCATCATGA
- the LOC100846866 gene encoding 1,4-dihydroxy-2-naphthoyl-CoA thioesterase 1: MADETAAATAKPKTAELDPVLHAMGFELESLSPSLLTGRLPVTSRCCQPFKVLHGGVSALVSEAMASMGAHMASGYSRVAGVHLAINHFRSAAVGDVVVARAVPVHLGRSTQVWEVKLWKLLVEPPEPEKKKVLIAESRVTLLCNLPVPESLRHAGDALKKYAAAADANPVAPISKL; encoded by the coding sequence ATGGCGgacgagacggcggcggccactgCGAAGCCGAAGACGGCGGAGCTGGATCCGGTGCTGCACGCGATGGGGTTCGAGCTCGAGTCGCTATCCCCGTCGCTCCTCACCGGCCGGCTGCCCGTGACCTCGCGGTGCTGCCAACCGTTCAAGGTGCTCCACGGCGGCGTGTCGGCGCTGGTGTCGGAAGCGATGGCGAGCATGGGCGCCCACATGGCGTCGGGGTACAGCCGCGTGGCCGGGGTCCACCTCGCCATCAACCACTTCCGGAGCGCCGCCGTGggcgacgtcgtcgtcgcccgcgccgtccccgtccACCTCGGCCGCTCCACGCAGGTCTGGGAGGTCAAGCTATGGAAGCTGCTCGTggagccgccggagccggagaagaagaaggtgctgATTGCGGAGTCGAGGGTGACGCTGCTGTGCAATTTGCCCGTGCCGGAGAGCCTCCGACATGCCGGAGACGCGCTCAAGAAGtacgccgccgctgcggaTGCGAATCCAGTCGCCCCCATCAGTAAACTGTAA